In the genome of Triticum urartu cultivar G1812 chromosome 5, Tu2.1, whole genome shotgun sequence, one region contains:
- the LOC125506920 gene encoding CSC1-like protein RXW8, translating to MKISALLTSAGINIGLCVLFLSLYSVLRKQPANVRVYFGRRISEEHSRLREAFILERFVPSTGWIVKALRYTEEELLAAAGLDAVAFNRMLVFSIRIFSLAALLCVFGILPLHYYGKNILHSRIPSEDLDIFTIGNVEVRSRWLWVHCLVLYIISGVACILLYLEYRHIARLRLLHLKRATPNPGQFTVLVRGIPKITKESCSSAVDDFFTKYHGSSYLFHQVVYKVGKVQKIMTGAKKACRKLKHFTDTTVDQSCKAITYRCCLCGASSNSFHLLPTDEVVPSRGKADLDDSSLNMDNEECAAAFVFFKTRYGALVASDVLQTSNPTKWVTDPAPEPNDVYWSNIWLPYKQLWIRRIATLLGSIVFMLLFLAPVTFINGLSQLDQLQKRLPFLNGILKQPHHMVQLITGYLPSVILQIFLYSVAPIMMLFSTLEGPVSHSERKRSACCKVLYFLIWNVFFVNVVSGTVLKQLDFFSSPKDIPVQLAKVIPGQASFFITYVLTSGWASLSSELMQLFGLIYNFIRKYVLRMKEDTEFVPSFPYHTEVPKVLLFGLLGFTCSVLAPLILPFLLVYFFLGYVVYRNQLLNVYRTRYDTGGLYWPIIHNTVIFSLVLTQIICLGVFGLKVSPVAAGFTIPLIIFTLLFNQYCRTRLLPLFSTFPAQNLIDMDREDELSGRMEHIHQRLHTAYCQFPDSEDIQLEEIRTVGNDEDVGGCSSGGSNGKGSPGEFNGKGSSDESNGKGSPGEFNGKGGSDESNGKETLQEQQQPRRDLSHPTLKGLPVSRLQNAVRCVTFLIRLQKRGLS from the exons ATGAAGATCAGCGCACTCCTGACCTCTGCGGGCATCAATATTGGGCTTTGCGTGCTCTTTCTGTCGCTCTATTCTGTTCTGAGGAAGCAGCCAGCCAATGTCAGGGTCTACTTCGGCCGGAGGATTTCCGAGGAGCATAGTCGGCTCCGAGAGGCTTTTATTTTGGAGAGGTTTGTTCCATCAACTGGCTGGATCGTCAAGGCCCTGCGGTATACCGAGGAAGAGCTCTTGGCAGCTGCTGGGCTGGATGCTGTCGCTTTCAATAGAATGCTTGTCTTCAG CATACGTATCTTTTCACTGGCTGCCCTTCTGTGTGTGTTTGGAATACTTCCATTGCACTATTATGGAAAAAATATACTACATAGTCGGATTCCTTCAGAAGATTTGGATATCTTCACAATTGGGAATGTGGAAGTGCGATCAAGATG GCTTTGGGTTCATTGTCTAGTTCTCTACATAATATCTGGAGTAGCTTGCATTCTCCTATATCTT GAGTATAGGCACATTGCTAGACTGAGGCTCCTTCACCTTAAGCGTGCAACACCCAATCCAGGCCAATTTACTGTGCTTGTTCGCGGAATACCAAAGATAACAAAAGAATCGTGCAGTAGTGCTGTTGATGATTTCTTCACCAAGTATCATGGATCAAGTTACCTATTCCACCAAGTTGTTTATAAAGTTGGGAAAGTTCAGAAGATAATG ACTGGTGCCAAGAAGGCATGTAGAAAGTTGAAACATTTCACGGACACCACTGTAGATCAGAGCTGCAAAGCAATTACATACCGGTGTTGTCTTTGTGGTGCCTCTTCAAATTCTTTCCACTTGTTGCCCACTGACGAAGTTGTACCGAGCAGAGGAAAAGCTGACCTGGACGATTCTAGCTTGAACATGGATAATGAG GAATGTGCGGCTGCTTTTGTATTTTTCAAAACTCGGTATGGAGCACTTGTTGCGTCAGACGTTCTTCAGACATCGAACCCTACGAAGTGGGTTACTGATCCAGCTCCAGAACCAAATGATGTGTATTGGTCAAACATTTGGCTTCCCTATAAGCAGCTTTGGATTCGACGGATAGCGACGCTTCTTGGTTCTATTGTTTTTATGCTCTTATTTCTGGCACCAGTGACGTTTATAAATGGTCTATCTCAGCTTGATCAGTTGCAGAAGAGGCTTCCTTTCCTTAATGGGATATTGAAGCA GCCACACCACATGGTCCAACTAATAACTGGATACCTTCCGAGTGTCATACTGCAAATATTTCTGTACTCTGTTGCGCCAATAATGATGCTATTTTCAACACTAGAGGGGCCTGTATCTCACAGCGAAAGGAAGAGGAGTGCTTGCTGTAAAGTGCTGTACTTCTTGATTTGGAATGTATTCTTTGTTAATGTGGTATCTGGTACTGTCTTAAAACAATTGGATTTTTTTTCAAGCCCAAAGGACATTCCTGTCCAGCTCGCTAAGGTTATACCTGGGCAG GCTTCCTTCTTCATCACCTATGTTCTGACTTCAGGATGGGCCAGTTTATCATCTGAACTTATGCAACTCTTTGGTCTGATCTATAACTTCATAAGGAAGTATGTTCTGAGAATGAAAGAAGATACAGAGTTTGTCCCCTCGTTCCCCTATCACACTGAAGTACCAAAAGTATTGTTGTTTGGACTATTGGGATTCACATGCTCTGTACTGGCGCCCTTGATCTTACCTTTTCTGCTAGTCTACTTCTTCCTGGGTTATGTCGTATACCGCAATCAg CTGCTCAATGTGTACCGCACGAGATATGACACCGGTGGTTTGTATTGGCCGATTATACACAACACAGTGATATTCTCTCTCGTGCTCACCCAGATCATCTGCCTCGGTGTATTTGGCCTGAAAGTATCACCAGTAGCTGCAGGCTTCACCATACCTCTCATCATCTTCACTCTTCTGTTCAATCAGTATTGCAGAACCCGGCTTCTTCCACTGTTCAGCACTTTCCCAGCACAG AATTTAATCGACATGGACAGGGAGGACGAGCTGTCAGGAAGAATGGAACATATTCACCAACGGCTCCATACCGCATATTGCCAGTTCCCTGATTCCGAAGATATACAACTGGAGGAGATTCGGACCGTCGGGAATGATGAGGACGTCGGAGGTTGTAGCTCAGGCGGGTCCAACGGCAAAGGTAGCCCGGGTGAGTTCAACGGCAAAGGTAGCTCGGATGAGTCCAACGGCAAAGGTAGCCCGGGGGAGTTCAATGGCAAAGGTGGCTCGGACGAGTCCAACGGCAAAGAGACCCTCCAGGAACAGCAGCAGCCCAGAAGGGATCTGTCTCACCCAACACTCAAAGGGCTCCCCGTTAGCCGTCTGCAGAATGCCGTGAGATGCGTCACTTTCCTCATTAGGCTGCAGAAAAGAGGCTTGTCATGA
- the LOC125506921 gene encoding CSC1-like protein RXW8: MKISALMTSAGINIGICVLLWSLYSVLRKQPAFVRVYFGRRIAEENRLLREAFILERFVPSTGWIVKALQCTEEELLAAAGLDAVAFNRMLVFSIRIFSLAAILCLFGILPVHYFGRKMHRLEISSEQLHMFTVGNVEVQSRWLWVHSIVLYIISGVACFLLYVEYGHIARLRLLHLKRATLNPGQFTVLVRGIPKTANESCSSDVDDFFTKYHASSYLFHQVVYKAGKVQKIMTGAKKACGMSDPSTDTTLDQRCKAVTYPCCLCGASSDSFQLLPTDEVAKNIDKKECAAAFVFFKTRYGALVASEALQTSNPTKWVTDLAPEPDDVYWSNIWLPYKQLWIRRIATVLGSLVFLVLFVVPVAFIQGLSQLDQLQKKLPFLDGLLKKPYMSQIITGYLPSVILLLFLYTVSPIMILFSTMEGPTSHSERKKSACSKVLHFYIWNVFFVSLASGAVINQLNPSSSTKDIAVRLAHVIPEQTTFFITYVLTSGWASLSSELMQLFGLIYNFIIKYVLRMKEDIAFVPTFPYHTEIPKVMLFGLLGFSCSVLAPLILPFLLVYFFLGYVVYRNQLLNVYRMRYDSGGLYWPIVHNTVIFSLVLTQVICFGVFGLKESPVAAGFTIPPIFFILSFHQYCRTRFLPLFKTFPSQDLIDLDREDQRSGRMEHIHHGLRSAYRQFPDNEDIKLEQILTVGNDEDQDEGCSSGERNGEETCKEQEPRRDLCHSTLKGLPVSRLRDSVRSIALLWTAEKRSGDRALIN; the protein is encoded by the exons ATGAAGATCAGTGCGCTCATGACCTCTGCTGGCATCAATATTGGGATCTGCGTGCTCTTGTGGTCGCTCTATTCCGTTCTCAGAAAGCAGCCAGCATTTGTAAGGGTCTACTTCGGCCGGAGGATCGCCGAGGAGAATAGACTGCTCCGAGAGGCCTTCATCTTGGAGAGGTTTGTTCCATCCACTGGCTGGATCGTCAAGGCCCTGCAGTGTACCGAGGAAGAGCTATTGGCAGCTGCTGGGCTGGATGCTGTTGCTTTCAATAGAATGCTAGTATTCAG CATACGCATCTTTTCCCTAGCTGCCATCCTGTGTCTTTTTGGAATTCTTCCAGTGCATTATTTTGGACGAAAGATGCATCGCCTTGAGATTTCGTCAGAACAATTGCATATGTTCACAGTTGGTAATGTGGAAGTGCAATCAAGATG GCTTTGGGTTCATTCTATAGTCCTCTACATTATATCTGGAGTAGCTTGCTTTCTCCTATATGTT GAGTATGGGCACATTGCTAGGCTGAGGCTCCTTCACCTTAAACGTGCAACACTAAATCCAGGCCAATTTACCGTGCTTGTTCGCGGAATACCAAAGACAGCAAATGAATCATGCAGTAGTGATGTCGATGATTTCTTCACCAAGTATCATGCATCAAGTTACTTATTCCATCAAGTTGTTTACAAGGCTGGGAAAGTTCAGAAGATAATG ACTGGTGCAAAGAAGGCATGTGGAATGTCAGACCCTTCCACAGACACAACTCTAGATCAGAGGTGCAAGGCTGTTACATACCCGTGTTGTCTTTGTGGAGCCTCTTCGGATTCTTTCCAGTTGTTACCGACTGACGAAGTTGCAAAGAACATAGATAAGAAG GAATGTGCAGCTGCTTTTGTATTTTTCAAAACTCGGTATGGAGCACTTGTTGCTTCAGAAGCACTTCAGACTTCGAACCCTACAAAGTGGGTTACTGATCTAGCTCCAGAACCAGATGATGTGTATTGGTCAAACATTTGGCTTCCTTATAAGCAGCTTTGGATTCGACGGATAGCTACTGTTCTAGGTTCTCTTGTTTTTCTGGTCTTATTTGTGGTACCAGTGGCATTTATACAAGGTCTATCCCAGCTTGATCAGTTGCAGAAGAAGCTCCCTTTCCTTGATGGGTTACTGAAGAA GCCATACATGAGCCAAATAATAACTGGATACCTTCCTAGCGTCATACTGCTACTATTCCTGTACACCGTTTCGCCAATAATGATACTGTTTTCGACAATGGAGGGGCCTACATCTCACAGTGAAAGGAAGAAGAGTGCTTGCTCTAAAGTGCTGCACTTCTACATTTGGAATGTGTTCTTTGTTAGTTTAGCATCTGGTGCTGTCATAAACCAATTGAACCCTTCTTCGAGTACGAAGGACATCGCTGTCCGGCTAGCTCATGTCATACCTGAGCAG ACTACGTTCTTCATCACCTATGTTCTGACTTCAGGATGGGCCAGTTTATCATCTGAACTTATGCAACTCTTTGGTCTGATCTATAACTTTATAATAAAGTATGTCCTGAGAATGAAAGAAGATATCGCGTTTGTTCCCACATTTCCTTATCACACAGAAATACCAAAAGTTATGTTGTTTGGACTATTGGGCTTCTCGTGCTCTGTACTGGCACCCTTGATCTTACCTTTTCTGCTAGTCTACTTCTTCCTGGGTTATGTTGTATACCGCAATCAG CTGCTCAATGTTTACCGCATGAGATATGACAGTGGTGGTTTGTATTGGCCAATTGTACACAACACGGTGATATTCTCTCTAGTGCTCACCCAGGTCATCTGCTTCGGTGTATTTGGCCTAAAAGAATCACCAGTAGCTGCAGGCTTCACTATACCTCCTATCTTCTTTATTCTTTCGTTCCATCAGTATTGTAGAACCCGATTCCTTCCCCTGTTCAAAACTTTTCCGTCACAG GATTTAATCGACTTGGACAGGGAAGACCAAAGGTCAGGGAGAATGGAACATATTCACCACGGACTCCGTTCCGCATACCGCCAGTTCCCTGACAATGAAGATATAAAGCTGGAGCAAATCCTGACCGTCGGGAATGATGAGGACCAAGACGAAGGCTGTAGCTCGGGCGAGCGCAACGGAGAAGAAACCTGCAAGGAACAAGAGCCCAGAAGGGATCTGTGTCACTCAACTCTGAAAGGACTCCCTGTTAGCCGTCTGCGGGATTCCGTGAGATCCATCGCTTTGCTCTGGACTGCAGAAAAGAGGTCCGGTGATAGAGCATTGATTAACTAA